A region of Epinephelus fuscoguttatus linkage group LG1, E.fuscoguttatus.final_Chr_v1 DNA encodes the following proteins:
- the zmat1 gene encoding zinc finger matrin-type protein 1, which produces MDDRSVCTLQLAESDAQYNTTSAPNAASVTDADTVINTKIDSTQVEGDKSEEELLKGLLTDDYCHVCEAVLLFESQRVSHYEGKKHAQKLKVYLQSRKAEKTSKESTGPQRTMTTDKDHFCELCNMVFSSHVVAKSHYEGKVHAKNLRKQGLQPQVIDRYTEVRTLPSVTWEPDDADQKPDPEGGVEHLPDPAATTTIPSTEVDLTDPNKYCPLCAASFNNPQMALQHYNGRKHQRNHARQELLKELGDNVQQADSLMCQMCSVQFNSVEMYQAHMQGNKHQIREKKVVDLCKSQPKDYSTFADELADYIQVQKARGITPKASQVLLPDDTQKEDEEGEEEEVVLNQGDITELNKPMPSLPPTSNPPHHSRPGGYYPVEGWRPPYQGPTWPPHGWNYNCPPPVLPPSGSALFTSWPTKRRRPRKQSSSSSYTSSSYSSYSSSYSSSDSDSEYRRREKRRIRRPRREKDRRGRDEDSDKEEKRRKRRRRGRGNDSEERRREGSRESEEGRRRKRPKNHGKRRRREKKSREKDFEVEGGERVMDNLMPGDVTDNRKEPEVHFQADMNVEQGEGGQDEPAKPKYKKEKKKTKEKVDTRTEEEKLWDDSILGC; this is translated from the exons ATGGACGACAGAAGTGTCTGTACTCTGCAGCTTGCGGAGTCAGACGCTCAATATAACACTACTAGTGCACCTAACGCGGCTTCTGTCACAGATGCTGACACAGTAATAAACACTAAAATAGATAGCACCCAGGTTGAAG GAGACAAGAGtgaagaggagctgctgaagggTCTCCTCACTGACGACTACTGTCAtgtgtgtgaggctgtgctGCTCTTTGAATCTCAGCGGGTGTCCCACTATGAG GGAAAGAAACATGCTCAGAAACTCAAGGTGTACCTGCAGTCCAGGAAGGCTGAGAAGACGAGCAAAGAGTCCACAGGGCCCCAG CGGACCATGACTACTGATAAGGACCATTTCTGTGAACTGTGTAACATGGTGTTTAGCTCCCACGTGGTGGCAAAATCACACTATGAAGGCAAAGTCCATGCAAAAAATCTTCGTAAACAAGGTCTCCAGCCCCAAG TCATAGACAGGTACACAGAGGTCCGTACTTTACCGAGTGTGACTTGGGAGCCTGATGATGCTGACCAGAAACCTGACCCAGAGGGAGGTGTGGAGCATCTCCCGGACCCTGCCGCCACCACAACTATCCCCAGCACAGAGGTTGATCTGACGGATCCTAACAAGTACTGTCCCCTGTGTGCTGCCTCGTTCAACAATCCTCAGATGGCTCTGCAGCACTACAACGGACGCAAACACCAGAGGAATCATGCCAGACAGGAGCTGCTCAAAGAGCTCGGAGACAATGTCCAACAAG CCGACTCCCTGATGTGCCAGATGTGTAGTGTGCAGTTTAATTCTGTGGAGATGTACCAGGCCCAcatgcaaggaaacaaacaccagattag GGAGAAGAAGGTTGTGGACCTGTGCAAATCCCAACCAAAAGACTACAGCACATTTGCAGATGAACTGGCAGATTACATTCAAGTCCAGAAGGCTCGTGGAATCACCCCCAAGGCCAGTCAAGTCCTCCTGCCAGATGACACACAAAAGGAGGATGAGGaaggtgaagaagaagaggtagTATTAAACCAGGGAGATATCACAGAACTGAACAAACCCATGCCCAGCCTTCCTCCCACCTCTAACCCTCCTCATCACTCCCGCCCTGGTGGTTACTACCCAGTGGAAGGGTGGCGTCCTCCATACCAGGGCCCTACCTGGCCGCCCCATGGCTGGAATTACAACTGCCCTCCTCCAGTCCTCCCACCCTCAGGCTCTGCTCTGTTCACCAGTTGGCCCACAAAGAGAAGGAGGCCCAGAAAGCAGTCGAGCTCCTCCTCGTATACTTCATCATCTTACTCCTCGTATTCCTCCTCCTATAGCagtagtgacagtgacagtgaataCAGGcgcagagaaaagaggagaattCGGAGACccaggagagagaaagacaggaggGGAAGAGATGAGGACTCAGacaaggaggagaagaggaggaagcgGCGGAGGAGGGGAAGAGGTAATGactcagaggagaggaggagagagggatcCAGAGAGtcagaggaagggaggaggagaaaaaggcCCAAAAATCACGGCAAGCGGAGAAGACGAGAGAAGAAATCCCGGGAGAAGGACTTTGAGGTGGAAGGAGGGGAAAGGGTGATGGACAATTTAATGCCAGGTGATGTGACGGACAATAGAAAAGAGCCTGAAGTGCATTTTCAGGCTGACATGAATGTTGAGCAGGGGGAGGGTGGACAGGACGAGCCAGCAAAACCTAAATacaagaaagagaagaagaaaacgaAAGAGAAAGTGGACActagaacagaggaggagaaactatGGGATGACTCCATTCTGGGCTGTTAA
- the gnrh2 gene encoding progonadoliberin-2 has translation MCVSRLVLLLGLLLCVGAQLSSAQHWSHGWYPGGKRELDSFGTSEISEEIKLCEAGECSYLRPQRRSILRNIILEALARELQKRK, from the exons ATGTGTGTATCTCGGCTGGTTTTGCTGCTCGGGCTGCTTCTATGTGTGGGGGCTCAGCTGTCCAGTGCCCAGCACTGGTCCCATGGTTGGTACCCCGGAGGCAAGAGGGAGCTGGACTCTTTTGGCACGTCAGAG atTTCAGAGGAGATTAAGCTGTGTGAGGCAGGAGAATGCAGCTACTTGAGACCCCAGAGGAGAAGTATACTGAGAAACATTATT CTGGAAGCCTTGGCCAGAGAGCTCCAGAAGAGAAAGTGA